Within the Arachis duranensis cultivar V14167 chromosome 10, aradu.V14167.gnm2.J7QH, whole genome shotgun sequence genome, the region CATAATCCAATGCTGTCTTCACCCCACTGTTTGCAATTTTTTCTACCAGTTCTTCTAATTGTTCgattaattttggtgtttcagAACTTTTTGCCTTCTGCCCCTCTTGCGTTGGTGCTTTTTCTTGACTTGAATCAGTCAAGTcaaggctgaatgatggcatcGAACCTTCTTTAGGTATGTAGGATGTTGTCCGGGCCATCATCATCAGTGCAGCAGCGTCTTCTGGGGCTGGATTACTGCGTGTTGACATATAACGtactataaaaataagaacagatgaataatattgaaaatcaaattttattgtGCTGAATTTACATTTTAGATGGAGCTGGTGGAACCGTGGGTGTGCTTTCATCAGGTTTCGGGAGTTGTGGAGTGCTGCAGGGTTAGATAAAAtgaatcatattataaaaaaaccAACAGATCAATTGTGAAGATATACTCccaaataaggaaaatatacacccaaataataatcaaatatacccaaacatgaaataagaaaaatatacacccaaataagGACAATATTACACCCAAATAATAACCAAATACACCCGAATATTATTCCTTATCTTTTTGTACTTTTTTCACTAATTTTCTCTCTCGGAGACTTTACGAGGGATGGTTCAATTGCTGGCATAGGGGTTGTCTGAGAGAGAGGGGACATAAACTTGAATCGTAACTCTaaacaagacaaaaataaaaagttaagaaAGCCCGTTAAAATTCATTATTATAAGGTTGAAATTTAGTTGTAAAACTCACATTGAAAGCGCTTCAGGTTGTGAATGTATCTCCATCCGCACAACCATCATGTTCTGTTGAGCTGGGTCATTGGCTAATTCTTCTACCAGACTCCAcctgaaatacacccaaataaagTCAAAATACACCTGAAGCATTGAAGAAAACACAggctttgttttttgagaacttacatagttgtagtttttgtttttttttcctacttttttttcttgaataaaaaattaaagggcctttttctaatatatatatatatatacagaattagaagCAAAAggtaaaaaatgataaaagcaACCGGTATTAGAAACAGAAATTATATGCTATCCGTCGGTTTATTTATGCTGCTTTGATCTGTTTGTCTTTGAGACAAAACATCATTCTCACTTCCTAAGTTCACCTCTAGTATTCTAAGCATAGAATAAACATCATTCAGTAAAAATACTATACAGTTAAATCAGAAAAACaagattttatcaaataaagGTTCTTACATTTTGGATGAGTCATAGTGATCTTCTGTCGATCGCAGGTCAGCTCCTTTCTTCCTGGGAAACCAAAAACAATTATCAGCAACCAAAACACCTTAATATCGgtaatatacacccaaatataACAAATCCCTGTGCATAagctttttcattatttttcttcttttttgattCCGTTAAGAATTCTTCTAATACTTCAGTTCCAAATTCAGATCTGACAGTACATGCATAAAAGAACATGTTAACAAATATAAATTTGATGATAAGCGGTAATATAGCTTTACAAAGTATCTTACCCATCATAGGATTGAGTTTATTCAGGAGACAAATCCTCAACAACGTGCTTTCTCTTTTTGGATTGCGCCCTGGAAAAAAAAGTATGaatcagaaaaacaaaataaaattgatgataAAATACTATCCAAAGCAGTTCTTACTTTTTGTCTGTAgtctgaatttttttctttgttttttgtttttttattggtGATGATTTTTCACTTCTGAAAGTTAATGAGAAACACTGTTAAtacatcaaattttgaaaataagcAGAAAAGAAAGCGATGATAATTTCAGAATCTTACTCATCATTCGATTCAGTTTCTGAATTGGAATCCTCCTGAATCTGCTTCCTTTTTGTGGATTCCATTCTGCAAGGCAAACAATCATTAATAGAAAACACCGTAAAAGTGACAAAATATACCCAAAAATATTACTTACTTTTTGGCCGTTCTGGTGGGTTGCTTTCTTTTTGGTTCCTCTGAGTCTTCTTCAGACTCAGACTCAGAGAAAGAATCAACTTCAGTTTCAGATGTATCACTCTCAGATGATGATGAACTTGccttgtttttttgttttttttttctttcttttcttttttcttcatttgtttcaatttctttttgtttctgcCTTTTTTAATatgccctaaaacagtaaaaatGTTAATTTACAGTatctacataaataaaatacacccaaactagAGAAGGTATTCTGTTCACTTACCATATGGCCATCTATTTCTACTCTCATCCTTGCAACCAACTGCTCTCTATTCCAGTTGCTAACCCAGGGCAGTCCaggattttcttctcctttcttgtttttattttttgccagatgaaaataaattatcatcaagGCAAAGAGGCAGTCGTtgattgattttttctttttcagacgGTAATCAGTTATGCCTTTGATGATGAAATTCAGCACATGGACTCCCCAGTTGCCCTCCATTATTTTGTCCATCTTAAAAATTGGAGCTAGGTGCACAagaaagattttgtttattgttgttGGCAACAAAAATGCCATCTGAATATAGAGGATAAAAATCTTCTTGAACATCAGGCAATCCTGTTCGTTTTCAACACTAATACTCATCATCTCATCGGTCAGATTTTTTAGAGTCTTCCCCTGGAACCTTCTAAAAATCATTTTGTTCTCTTTAGAAAGTTCCTTATAATTCACTTTATCAGGAAATATATCTCttacataaaagaaaataatttacaCTCCAAATAAgttgaaatacacccaaatatcacTCATATAAACCTATATCTATTTCTTGATTACATGATATCAGAATAAGATATTATGAAGAATGGAACTATAGAGGTTTTCTATAATCAGttaccttatgcattgaggctAAGGGCAGCCCCTATTGTGTTGGGTTTAACTTTGAAGGAACTATAGCTTGTTTTGAGTATGTTTTTGCCCAATTTAAAGGAATTAGCCAACTTCTTTAATAGTTTGTGATGCACCCTCATTGGCGGGATGTGCATGAGTCGACCAAAACCTAATTCTTGAACAATTGCTTTCTTTGTCTCgctcatattttcaaaattttcactcAATAATCTGGTGGCATACTTCAAGTCTTTGGTTTGCTgtaaaaaaaagcaaaattagagttatttaaataacatatatttgTATTAGAAAAAATTGACTTGTTCTATgacatatatttgttcttacactgtatttttttttacccTGGTTCTTGGTTGCCATTTTTACTGCAATGAAAAAGAGATAGTGTCAATAGATAAaacatacacccaaatatcaGAGACATACACCTAAATatcagtcagatacacccaaatCCAGtcctataaaaattttattttttcaattaaatgaaattaaatgagTTTAAAATCATATTCAACTCAACCAAACATGCATAAAATGATACTACAAGATCAAGCACAATTAGAACAGTACCAGTTAGACTTCAATAATCCTAATATATATACCAGTCCCATACacctctatattttttttagattacaTGACATTATATGAGTTCAGAAAGATATTTAAGTTCAAAATGCCACTAGAAGTAACAGTCGCATTCCAATCCCAACATATACACCCAAAAATCCGCCATATACACTCAAAAATCATCTAGAAGAGGAAGATTCTTTCATGTAAACATGCACAATACAGAGTATacaaacttactaaaaaaatatgtaaacatGCACAAAACATGTACCAAAATAGATCAAAACACATATGTTAAAGCATTCACTAGAAGAACAGTTTCATCAGAACACTAATGTGAGATCTAAACCAAGAACAGTGAAACATAAAGAGAAATACGGACGATATAGTGCTTCGATTTCGaaatcagaaacagaaatgtgaaaaacctagaagaacagtaaaagagtaccttgaataatgtttGTTCGTTCTTTTTGGTGCTTTTTTTATGGAGATTTATAtgttttcttcttgatttcttttacttttcgcGAGGAGTTGGAAGGTTTCTTCAGAATTGCAGTTGATTTTGAATGTGGTTTGAATCTCGACGGTTTGGATATTGATTgagcaagaagaggaagagtttttcATAACGAGCGCGCTTTGGAAAACGAAACGGTTGAGTAAGGCGCATGTGTTTATGCTCGATTGTAAAAGAGTGTAGTGTACGTGCTTTTTGTTAGGTTTGGACTAACTTGTATAACTTGTAAGCCAAAaaaacttgtatgtgtagcaaaTCTGATACGTAAATATGATACTTCAGCGAAGTATCCATACTTTATAGATATTCACATTTTGGATCAGATGATTAGGTGTATTGTCTGTTATTCTGCCACGTTGGTTTTAGTTGTCTAAAAGGACTTTTCTGTTTGAGTGCAAATTACATTGAATAATGCTTTTGGTACAGATTTTACTTGGATCTCATATTGAATTCCAAAGGAAATTATTTTGCATGCCGTTCCTAAAAGCATCTTACAATTTATTCAGCATCATTTcggaaattcaatttttttttttaaatcacatAACGTGGGCTGCATGAATGAGTTTACGTTTTAGTTTAAtgctaaaatattttaaaaggaaatgtttgaaaaatgaaaattggTTTTGCAAGCAATTTGGTACGATAGTATACTCTTTTTTAATGCTAAATGtattatgtatattatattcaataatgttatacatttaaatttttttgttaatcaagTCTAATTAAGTTGGtttaacataacaaaaattagttatagttaatttattccaaattttattgtttaagttGGTTAGACTTGATTCATAAAAAGACTTTGATGTATAgtattattctattatattttagaatatttaataaggatatatcaaaaaataattatttctttCAATGTATTTATTCATTTTGTCTCAAAGAATTTTGGACCAGACACTTTAGTccttaactaaaattaattactcgattggtccctaacaattaattatgtcagtcacttaggtccttgGCTCCGTCAACTCTAACGGAAGACAAAATGGTCCTTAACAACTCTAACAGGGGACAAAATGATCCATGACCTCTTCTGTTCGGAAACGATATTGTTCTCCCCTAATTTCCATCATATCTCACATAACACTAACAGCTTAACACTGTAATTTCAAGCTACACATTGCACACTCTACAACTTCAATgttcacaagaagaaaaatcctTAACTTGTTttcaaccaattcatactcCGGAAACTAATGACTATGTCTCTCAAGTATTTGTCGTCTTCGATAGATCCAATGAATTTAGACAGCAAGTCTGATTTGTTAATACCCATCGTCGccatcttcctcctcttctacCCTATCATCTCCATAATCACATTGTCCACCACTTCGATTGCTTCCTTTACCTTCTTCTTCAAACCAATTTCAGTAATCGCTTCAGTTTTCATATGAGCGGCAACGACGACATTGCTCGTTGTACTAATAGTTTGGATGCGAGGTCCAAGTTGTCTGCCAACTTGGActctgaaaaaaaaaggaatgaaGCACTCGGGGTCCATTccaaatgagaatttgcatatgatgtcgaaggagaatcttcttatgatgtcctaatgtccaacaatctatattgcttgTCAGAGAGTAGACAAAGGCGTGCCTTTGGGGTAGTTGTggaacttggtcttgaggatgtgGTGGACGTTGTCGAGGCTGGTGGTGATGCTGTTATTGAGGACGTGGAGGTGGATGCTTCTGATGGATGAAATGCGGAGGAAGTGGGTGTACTAGTCACAAAGATTTAGAAAGTGTGTGGTCCATGACATGTTAAAGTAGGTGCGACATGCGTGGCAGTTACACTGACGTGATCTTGGAgttgaagaggaggaagaaaaagatgaaaaagaagactGTGAAAGTAAAAGAGAGTATGAATGTTAGAATTATGTGAGATATGATAAAATTGAGAAAGAACAATGTTGTTTTCGAACAAAGGAGTCAGTAATTATTTTATCCTTTGTTAGAGTTGTTAGGGATTATTTTATCTTCCATTAAAATTGACAGAATCAAAGACTTAAGTGGTTGATAAAATTAgttgttaaaaattaattaaataattaattttaattaaaaattaaagtatctaaccaaaaattttttgaaaactaaaatagataaatactcTTAATTTAAAGTAATCGCTCAAATGAAGGGAATGCTATTTGGTAGATTGTATTGTATGGTCACTCGTGTGGCATGTTAAATGGAAATTTTTATTTCTAGGGTGATGCACCCTCAAACTTTCAATGTGACGAACGGACAAAGTGAAAActctcttattttatatttttgtcaaaGACAAAGGGAGTATTCACTATTCACATAGTATACCACCAGTCAAAAAAGAACTTAATGTAAAAAGAAtcttttaacctttttttttttcttttaatcttcTTTTTCCCATTATTTTAcgcccttttttttttatcgatGCTATAATTGATTTGCTGAATCAGGATGTAATGGGTACAGTCAACAGTGTTGCTGTCCATCAGGTTGCATTATAAACACCGGACTTTGTCTTTTTCTTAATGGTGGGGGGCATTGTAATAATTTGAGTTTAATTATAATGTACTCTCTCTTcaataagattattttttttttcaactattaTTCTAGAAGTTGATTTACGCATAGGTATCAGAAtggtgttagtgattaaataatcGATCagattattaaattattgaatcaTCAATTCAAttataaatcaattttcaataaaaatatgaaataatataaattttaaaattaaaatttaaaacatgtCTTTATTAATACTTTAGTagcaattaaattttaatttttgaaaatatttaatacaaaaataggTATCAAATTAGTCAATACTACGATagtttcttaattttcttttaaagttAGAGATATTCATTTATTGATGGAAATGAAATACAAAAGGTTTGGGTCCAATTCGGACAACCAGCAATAATAAAAGCGGTACTTCCCAATTAAAACATAATAGATTAAAGGCAAAGTATTTGAAAAAACTCTTAAAAAGAGCTCCATTAGATGGAGttgtataaattatttataaaaaaaagttcatATCTCATTATGGTATTACTTATGAGCAACATTATTCATTATATTCTAAAGCAAATTTAATGAGGCTAGTTCACAGTATCTCCAAACTCAATGCATCATAaacataattgattaattgagaGTCTTTAATTCTACTAAAAAATAACCACTtaccttaaaaatatttttttttactaaaaaaaattaccatttttatttgtttagactttagagttgataataaatattattttgtagttctttttatatatttttaatcttaaattttattaatttatgcaaTGATTTTATCtctaaaactaagaaaataatttgttggtgtttgttttcttatttattcATAATTATAAAAGACAAAAGTATATTcttatgattatttttaaaaaaataaataatcttttCTATTATcgtgacaaaaatattttttataataaaaaattaaaatcaaatcattttaatttaatattctcaaaaactaaaaaaaaatcaaaatcaaaataagaaaaacagaTAACAAATCTCCAATTATTCATGTGAAAAAAAGCAAATTTCAATTGCtcacatgaaaaaaaatttaattgttcATCTTCTCACAATTCTCTATTATCGGCTTTGCTCTTGTTATTGCATCGTCCGTGAGACGCTCGAGTTGCTCACGTGCAAGAGCATCTCCAAGCGGAAGCTCTACACCATCGTGGACGTTGAGGGCGTCCGCCGCAAGGTGGTGATCTTGCACCACCTTTAGAGGAGCCCAGCTATCATGTTGCTCCGAGAGGCCTACGAGGATGATGACAATGCAGTCCATCTTGTCAAGGATATCTGTGAGATCGGCGAGTTCTTTAACTGCATCGTTGCTAGGGGTATTACGTGGAGAGGGCGAGTATAGCAGTTACATTGCACGGACCATCGTGGAAGTAGTGCAGCTTTGCCATAAGCACTGATGATCCATAGGAACTTCAAGTTAGAGAATTTCTTGTTctctaacaaaaagaaaataaataattaggaaatttttttctcaaatggGTGATTGGAATTTGTTTTCTCATAtgaatatgaataaaaatagtaGATACTTTTTTCgggtaaaaaatttattttctaggATGGATCATATATTCAATTTGAGAATATTATAAATTAGTCTCTGAATTTGTTTTAGACGTATAATAAATATTGTTGCTCacaaataaatatatcataGGAGTTAaggataattttataaataatttaaataattccATCTATTGGAGCTCTCTTCGACAAATCCATCAAATACTTTGCCTAGATTAAAATATAATCCTATCTCGCTCTAAGTCCATTTCTTCTTTGTAATACCTCCATGAACTCCGTGCTTGAGACTAGAATCAGCTCAGAAGAGGTGCTTTTGAgcttaaaacatgcaaatttCTTGCAGTCCAAATTCTCTAGAGTATTGTTGCCTGAGCTATGCTTTTTCTCCAGTTATgtctttttctaactttttcAAGAATCTAAGTCATCTTTCTCAATATTTTCCTGTATTATTATTCTGCAGATATACTCCATGATTTGTCATTCTCCATACTTTTTATCATTTTGGACAATCAATTAAATAGTGATTAACTGTTTCTCTCAAATTATTACATCTAGGACAACTTTCGGGTATTGATGATAGTCGATGGTGGAGGCGACAGCAAATTGGAAGTTCGTCATGGAGAATTTTCTATATGACCTTTATTTTTTGTGGGCATTGAAGGTCCCACAAGGAGTTCCAAAGGCTTTTCTCTCTGCTGTTCTAGAAGTTAACTAATGTCGATATAGTGTTTGGAAGGCTTCTCTATACCTAGAAGCTACTGTGAAATTGCCATCCCGTTCTTCTGCCTAGATAATGTGGTCTTCTTCCGTCTCACTAATAtcagttttaaaaatttctattgCTATTGCTGGCATGAGTTGTCTTCTGATTATATATTCTTTTCACTGTCTATTATGAATGATCTGATTTATCCAAATTAGATTTGAGTTTGGAATTATTTACTAATGTTTTACGATTTAACTTTTTTAAGCCACAATTATCCATAATCCTTATCCGATTACGTCTTTCAACCTACCAGTAGATTTCTTGTTGGATAATTTTCCTTTCTTCTAACAAGCTTCTCCAGAATCATAATAGATTTAGTCCTATGTCATCTTTTAAGAATGAAGAAAATCTAAAGTATTTACTTCTGTAGATTCTGTTGATTAGAGAGTTAGATTTCATTAGAATTCTCTAACATTATTTagctattatattttttttaatataaatattttctacaatattaattttgtaatattaACTTTCaagatatttttctttatgcctATATATACGCGCTTTACTAATGTGTTTTAGCCTTTTAGGaatatcacaaaaaaatattttattaatttgaaagttttttattattacattGTCAATTTATGCAAgaataaattagttaaaaatataaatgaaaaagattAAACTACTCACCGTTATACTAAATCATGtgaatacttttatattttctacTAAATCTTGAAAATTCAACACCATTTATATAACACTCTACCATACAGAGATTTATGCTATAGTTGTAAATCAACGGTGGTGAAACATTACGacacttaaaaaaatacatatatagttATAGAAGGAGGATATTATAACTAGGAacctgcaaaaaaaaaataaacaccgAAAATCGTTAAACACACATGGACATGTTAAAGTGATAAACGTTGTATACAAAAGCGAAAAACATCCAAAGATTCGATAATCTACATAATAAGATATATACAAAATAGTCACTAGTCTCGATCCCTAAAAAAAGTCggctaaaatattataatactaGAGAATATACAAAATAGACAACCTATCTATCCAACAAAGACCTCTAAGAGGAATTTAAGTTATACAACAATACATTTTCAAAAGGGGGGAGAAATCTAGAGccaaaataaatcttaaaagaaTCCTCTTCGCTTCATCACATGAAATTACGCACTCTCCGCGAGGTGTGTTGCGTCTTGTATCTGTAAAACAGAATAACAATAATGGGTGAGAACCCGAAGGTTCCTAGTAGGGTAACAATTCCAAATAAAAACTACATAAGAAAACATAAACCTTCTAGACAATCTTGATCTCCAACTTCACATGAATCCAAGTCTAGGGTCTTTACTAATCCATACAATGTTAAGTTTGCTAAGGTAAAAGTACTTTAGTCTACTACTGGTCTCATCCACTCCCAACAATCATCTTTATTGTTCTCAGTCTCTATAGTTTCAACGGAATGCAAATACAAATAAGCAATCACACCAAACAATTACAAATAAGAACATTTAGAACAAGTAATACATTTAGCAGTTAAACAAGATTAtcaggcaaaccaaaacaattatGCACACCCAAGTAATgacaaattaaaacaacaaaaataaattatattgagaCAATTGAgacattttgttttgttttgttttttttgttgacaCGCCAATTGAGACATTTTGTTAAGCTTATgaaataaaacaacaaaaaaataaattatatcgcTTTATGgctgaataaattaaaattgcttTTAATGAacgaaaatatctttatttgttttcttaaaTCAACTTTGTAATAGTTAAAAGGAATAGAGTTGAAGATCTTACTGAAGTAGTAGTTAACTTATTTATAACATCTTTTCTTTAAGATAGTAGAAAGCAAAAAGAATAGAGTTGAAGATCTTACTGAAGTGATTTGCGTAAAGTAAGAAGAACAAGATCGGGATGGTTATCAAATAACCATAATTTGGAAGGGATGAAAAGTTCATCCCTAGAGCTTATGAGACCAAGTTTAAGGGCTTCAGCAATGGCTTCTCCCATAACCTGTTCGGAGCCATAAATGGAAGCAGTGTCGAAGTGCCTGTAACCAAGCTTGATGGCCTCCATTATTGTCTGTTTATGGACGTCACAGCCGCCATCGGTTTCGAAGGCAACAGATTTCTGTAACttgatttttcatttaaaatttttagatatttttgacAACAGTAGAAAATTGAGGGAGAGAGAAGATCAACCTTGCTCTCACACGGAGATTGTAGCCGGAGCAGAATGCGCCACTGGAGGAGAACCTTCTAGAGGAGGTCGTCGCTGGAGAGAGCACAGAATCTCGTCGGAGAATAACGCTGTTGAGACTCATTGCTGGATTAGTTGCTGGAGCATATCATCACCAAAGCAGTCGCTGGAGCAGATCGTCGCCGGAGTAGAGCACAGGTCTCCATTTTCGGGTTTGGTGGCAACGCGCGTTAGTTTCAGCGGTAATAGATTTTTGGGTATAGGGTTTTCCTTTGTTGGGGAAGGGTGTTATTTGAGCCTTCTTTTTTAAATGATGGGTTCTAATAATGGCGGCTTAAAACCGCCAGAATCACCAAAATTCCATTTTACGCAACTTAATTATGGCAGCACCATAAAATGCCATAATTGAACATTATGCCAGTTTTTCAAAACCGCTGTAATGTAAATGCcattttaaactcttttttttgtagTCAAACAAATgtacatgatgcatgcctatcctactgaccgtgagctcacgtgtcgatTAAACTGCCAAACCCGACACATCCAGTATTTAACCCGGATATTGTCTCTCTGTTGTGCATTCCCAGGAGAAAATATCATCGAGGAATCATATGAAACAAAGAAGAGTGCCTTCTCACCTTCTTTTGGAGGTATAGGTTATGCCATATAAAACAACAGAGAGTGTCGTTCCACTCAAAGGAGAGTGCCTTCTTACCTTGCAACCAGAGAGAGACTGTGATGCAACAATAGGGAATCCTTAACCTAAATTGTTCAAATCATAACCAGAAATTGAATTAAAGAAAATCCTCAACCTTTTATCCAATCTCCCGATGTAACAAGAGAGGGAATATTTAATCCCACTTGTCCACCGTAACACAAGAGAGAGAATCTTTAACTTCAACTTGTCTATCTATGAGCGGGACAAAGCCACCATCCTTACTGTAGGCTGGACGAATCACCATTCTCACAACCTCAATAATACAAGTGGAAAAAAATCCACGTCCTTGCCAATTTAGTTGCCATATCGTATTTATAATCACATTCAATCATAATCAAAATATTAACCCATTtagtaatttataattttgCATGACCCTATCTGTTATTAAAGCAATTGACATCGTCAATCCGTGAGCGGAAAAAGTCACCAACCTCACCGTGGGTGGGACGAACCACCATCCCacaacatttaaaatattttattttacaagttTTATAGGAGAGTATAACAATTTAAAATCCATTAATTCCATTCCCAATAAAATCAAGgtcaaaaatatgatttttatagTTCATACGAAGGTTACATGGGTTTACAAGCTCTCTAGCAAGgcttaataattcaaaaatagaaCTTCAGAAAAATTAGCACAGTGGTATGTATGCAAGcttcatgcgtacgcacaaaagtGCAATGATGCGTACGGAGGGAACCTCGTTCAGCCACTAACTCTACAGaatctgcataattgaattttaaccaccaattttcaatcactcatatctttttcttcaaaaattattttttctccatTATTTAATGATCTTAAAGTAGACATTCCTAGTTTTAATTCAAGATAAATTtcattcattttcaatttttggaTGCCAAGTTATCTCCCTCCAAAATTGACCAAAATTACACATTTTTTTGCAACATCCAAACTTTGACACTTCCCGAAACCTTCTCTTTTGAAATCATTACCCAAATCTTCATCCATACTCAAACTTAAACCATATCCATTCATTTCACTCTATAACTCATCAAACACCCAATTTCATCTCATTCTTAAAGCCTATTTTCATATAATTCTCCAAAGAAACAACAATCAATCTTCCCAAATT harbors:
- the LOC127743031 gene encoding uncharacterized protein LOC127743031 gives rise to the protein MEAIKLGYRHFDTASIYGSEQVMGEAIAEALKLGLISSRDELFIPSKLWLFDNHPDLVLLTLRKSLHNDAVKELADLTDILDKMDCIVIILVGLSEQHDSWAPLKVVQDHHLAADALNVHDGVELPLGDALAREQLERLTDDAITRAKPIIENCEKMNN